From the Schistocerca nitens isolate TAMUIC-IGC-003100 chromosome 10, iqSchNite1.1, whole genome shotgun sequence genome, the window CTGAAATGCTGTATCACTATAGCTCCTGACCCAGGCAGTCTATAAAAGTATCCAATTACCATTTTTGACCAACCTTCGATGCTTAAATTACATTCAGAAACCATGATAACCTTGCCAGATAtcaaattctttactgcaataaatacaccCCACAATTGGCGACTACCCAATCCTTATGATAAATATTTCAATCTGAACCCAGTATCTCATTACTATTCACTtccagtttcaaccaactttctgttcctcatACTATCTGGGTATTATAACCTTTGAAaagtgatactaattctgggatcCTTTGTCAGACACTCCTGtagtttactaatatcatattaaGCTTTTCTGTATCTCATCTGCCAGGGGGATAATTCCTCGAGAACATTCTTCGTGGAACAATGAATGCGGCAAGGTCTCTGCACGCACTACAAACTTTTGTTCATCTCCTTGTTGCAAACTGAGATGATGTGGACAATGTGCAgaatggtgcacctccacactttgGACTGCATTCACAAGAATAACTTGAAAATGCTTTTTCAGGCTGTGTTTTTGGACACCACAGAAATGTTGAGCAGCCACCAATGCGTACAGGCATGACCCtatcagatttctttctgtggggtatccGAAATAGAAAATGCACACCAGAAAACCACCTGATTTGAACAATTTCATATCAGTGCTTagagataagtgtgtgtgtgcatTGCAAATGATATGTTGTTGGTCAGGAATGATGCACTTTGACGGCAGTGGTGTGCTACTATTAGCTGGTGTGTGTGTTAAAATGTGAACAGTCACATTGTGTTGTGAATAATGGAGGTAATTTGTACACAAGAGGTAAATTCATAAACACTTTGTGACACAAATGACATctagagggggaaaggggggggatgATATCAGGATAAATGGTACGAAACACAGATACTACTCTCTTCACAAGGGTGTCAATTGCTATGACAAGCTTCACACTGGAGTAAATATGTGGTGGAGCTGTTTTTAGCATGCCTAGATACAGTTCTCCATAGGGGACTCAAGGCTGTGGGTCCCACACAGTCCTCACAAAGGCTGTTGTTCAATTACTGAAGAAGGTATATGTTTCACAACACCATTCATGTCCAGAAATTTCATATGAAACAAGACAGGCTCAAGGAACACTGATTTCACTAACAAACAAAATGTCTTAACAATCCAGAGGATGCTGCAGTTCTTTCTTGGgtctcttttttctctctctcaaaACAATGAAACTTACTTTTTGATGGAACTTATTCTGTTTGGCATCAGGGCTGTCACAGCTATTTCCACAATTACACTCACTCCTCTGTTTACCATACAGTGTTAAAAACCATTGACTGTCAACTATTAGCCAGCAGATAGTGAGAAACACTTATACAAAAACAAGTTAACAAGTTTATTAGATCATAAATTCAACATTTTACTACATAATGAGATCTCATCAACAgcaaaaataaattattcttaCAACAGAACATATGATATATTTTTACACTGTTCTTTGCATAAATTTTTAAACACCACATACGTCATACAAAAAGAAGGCTAAATGGGCACAAATTGCTGTTCTATATTGCACCATTCCGTTCATTTCATTGCATGTAAGGGAACTCTTGGGAAGAACACAAAGTCTACACAAGAGAAAAGGTCACACCACTAAGGCAGTCATCAATGAATGTAATACAATGTACTCATcaagcagtctctctctctctctctctctctctctctctctctctctctctctcacacacacacacacacacacacacacacacacacacacacacacctgttttcCAAATTATCAATCTGCATCTTTTATGTGCCATGAGCTCTATGCTTCATACATTTTAAAGATGCATATCTGAAAAACTGTTATGTGGGTGTCCGATCATTTGCTACATAGGCCAGAATAATGTGCCTTTACTAGCCACTTTTCACCAGATAGGAGAAagaaacacacattcattcactaATTTGAAAGTGACTGCACAGAAGAATGTGAACCTGTATTCAGCTGGCAGTAACAGAAAATTAACAAAAAGCTCTTTGAGAGTTGCAATGCCAAAAGCACTATACTACTAGCACTGTGTTTCACTAGTACGACAAGTCTAGCATTCTGCAACATTGCACTTTATGGGATTTtaatttccacacacacacacacacacacacacacacacacacacacaaatatcttaCCTCACATTTTCAACATCCTTTGAACAAGCGTAGCACGTTCATCACTTTACAATTACATAGAGGACAACGTTTTGTAGTTTTCCACACTCTCACTGTGCATTTATAGCAACAGCACATATGTGCATATTTCGAATGCACAAAAATTCCATCCAGTGATCTTGAATAACACGTCATACATTTATCGACATCAACAATGGGCTTTTCTTTTGGTATGTCACTCTTTGAAATGAAGCAGAGATCAGTCTGAGTTTTCACAGAGCGCAGTTCACAGACACTTCCCTTACTGGAATGCTGCACATAGTCAACCTCATCAACAATCCGACTTTTGTGTTGCTGCCCAGTGTCCACTTCATCAACACCCTGACTCACAGAAGGCCAAACAGCATCAACTTTATCAACACCCCAACTTGTGCAAGGGCACGCAGAGTCAACTTTATTAACACTTTGACTCATGGAAGGTCGCACAGAGTCAATTTCATCAACACCCTGACTCGTGGAAGCATGCACAGTGTCGACTTCATCGACACCCTGAGTCGTGGGAGGATGCACAGTGTCGACTTCATCGACACCCTGACTCGTGGAAGGATGCACAGCGTCGACTTCATCGACACCCTGACTCGCGGAAGGATGCACAGCGTCGACTTCATCGACACCCTGACTCGCGGAAGGATGCACAGCGTCGACTTCATCGACACCCTGACTCGCGGAAGGATGCACAGCGTCGACTTCATCAACACCCTGACTCGCGGAAGGATGCACAGCGTCGACTTCATCAACACCCTGACTCGCGGAAGGATGCACAGCGTCGACTTCATCAACACCCTGACTCGCGGAAGGATGCACAGCGTCGACTTCATCGACACCCTGACTCATGGAAGGATGCACAGCGTCGACTTCATCAACACCCTGACTCATGGAAGGATGCACAGTGTCGACTTCATCAACACCCTGACTCATGGAAGGATGCACAGCGTCAACTTCATCGACACCCTGACTCATGGAAGGATGCACAGCGTCGACTTCATCGACACCCTGACTCATGGAAGGATGCACAGCGTCGACTTCATCAACACCCTGAACAGTCGAAGGATGCACAGTGTCAACTTCATCAACACTCTGACTCATGGAAGGATTCACAGTGTTAACTTCATTAACATATTGATTCATGTAAGTCTCCACAGCATC encodes:
- the LOC126210164 gene encoding uncharacterized protein LOC126210164 isoform X1; this encodes MGECSTLGQNLPSGSGLCGIKRSHSSDDSDDATIPTKVFKNDICRLIDLPERHTDPGSETEFSFQEEETDLCCRSSETSSSEWSERNAVGRVEFEIRSPNEGPNPFGDSSTASDASVNELQVVGLPPPKTWDNAGNSSCASSGSSDVFDPEIPRRDYWTCLQCSNVNNRPAFRYCEKCYKVRRDMYQPRVKPRKRRKRKSSKGVATARNSIAMKAVSERTTSTNKFQPNSTMFRDTFKSCDDLKTSPIAFSGVKLESCSQENRDSGVACSQSSGVACSQSTVASALPASGKDSDSSLSPDSGADTREFHGIKLSSTREHNLKVNSLGLDLRQSVDVVDLLARVTRREACVIASQSNNLHQDSSQIDSTSQTSCRDVQRAVHAVRTLYRSVDEVDAVETYMNQYVNEVNTVNPSMSQSVDEVDTVHPSTVQGVDEVDAVHPSMSQGVDEVDAVHPSMSQGVDEVDAVHPSMSQGVDEVDTVHPSMSQGVDEVDAVHPSMSQGVDEVDAVHPSASQGVDEVDAVHPSASQGVDEVDAVHPSASQGVDEVDAVHPSASQGVDEVDAVHPSASQGVDEVDAVHPSASQGVDEVDAVHPSTSQGVDEVDTVHPPTTQGVDEVDTVHASTSQGVDEIDSVRPSMSQSVNKVDSACPCTSWGVDKVDAVWPSVSQGVDEVDTGQQHKSRIVDEVDYVQHSSKGSVCELRSVKTQTDLCFISKSDIPKEKPIVDVDKCMTCYSRSLDGIFVHSKYAHMCCCYKCTVRVWKTTKRCPLCNCKVMNVLRLFKGC
- the LOC126210164 gene encoding uncharacterized protein LOC126210164 isoform X2, which encodes MGECSTLGQNLPSDDATIPTKVFKNDICRLIDLPERHTDPGSETEFSFQEEETDLCCRSSETSSSEWSERNAVGRVEFEIRSPNEGPNPFGDSSTASDASVNELQVVGLPPPKTWDNAGNSSCASSGSSDVFDPEIPRRDYWTCLQCSNVNNRPAFRYCEKCYKVRRDMYQPRVKPRKRRKRKSSKGVATARNSIAMKAVSERTTSTNKFQPNSTMFRDTFKSCDDLKTSPIAFSGVKLESCSQENRDSGVACSQSSGVACSQSTVASALPASGKDSDSSLSPDSGADTREFHGIKLSSTREHNLKVNSLGLDLRQSVDVVDLLARVTRREACVIASQSNNLHQDSSQIDSTSQTSCRDVQRAVHAVRTLYRSVDEVDAVETYMNQYVNEVNTVNPSMSQSVDEVDTVHPSTVQGVDEVDAVHPSMSQGVDEVDAVHPSMSQGVDEVDAVHPSMSQGVDEVDTVHPSMSQGVDEVDAVHPSMSQGVDEVDAVHPSASQGVDEVDAVHPSASQGVDEVDAVHPSASQGVDEVDAVHPSASQGVDEVDAVHPSASQGVDEVDAVHPSASQGVDEVDAVHPSTSQGVDEVDTVHPPTTQGVDEVDTVHASTSQGVDEIDSVRPSMSQSVNKVDSACPCTSWGVDKVDAVWPSVSQGVDEVDTGQQHKSRIVDEVDYVQHSSKGSVCELRSVKTQTDLCFISKSDIPKEKPIVDVDKCMTCYSRSLDGIFVHSKYAHMCCCYKCTVRVWKTTKRCPLCNCKVMNVLRLFKGC